The Candidatus Deferrimicrobium sp. DNA window GTCAAGTCCGGGAACGCGGTGATCCTGCGCGGGGGGTCGGAGGCGATCCGCTCGAACGTTGCGATCGCCGGGATCCTGCGGGAAGCGCTCGCCGGGGCCGGACTGCCCGAGGACGCCGTTTCCCTCGTCCCGAGGACCGACCGGGCCGCGATCGATGCCCTGCTCACGAAGGAGGAGTACATCGACCTCGTCATCCCGCGGGGAGGCGAGGGGCTCATCCGCAGCGTGGCGGAAAAGTCCCGCATCCCTGTGATCAAGCATTACAAGGGGGTCTGCCACATCTACGTGGACGAGGGGGCGGAGATCCCGCTGGCGGTGCGGGTTTGCGTGAACGCGAAGGCGCAGCGCCCCGGCGTCTGCAACGCCATGGAGACCCTCCTCGTGCACGAGGGGATCGCCCCCGCGTTCCTTCCCGAGGCGGCCAGGGCGCTCTCCGCGGCGGGCGTCACGATCCGCGGCTGCCCCGAGACGGTGCGCCTCGTCCCGTCCGCCGTCCCCGCCGAAGAAAAGGACTGGGGAACGGAATACCTCGACCTCATCCTCGCCGTGCGCGTTGTCCCGTCGATGGACGCGGCGATGGAGCACATCCGGAAGCACGGGTCCCTGCACACAGAGGCCATCCTCACCCGCGATCACGACCGCGCGATGCGCTTCCTGCGCGAGGTCGACTCGTCGCTCGTTCTGGTGAACGCCTCGACCCGTTTCAACGACGGCTACCAGCTCGGACTGGGGGCGGAGATCGGAATCAGTACGACGAAGATCCATGCCTTCGGGCCGATGGGGTTGTCGGAACTCACCACGACCAAATT harbors:
- a CDS encoding glutamate-5-semialdehyde dehydrogenase: MIANETTEALVERICKAAKAAAPSLARAGTSVRNDALRAMARGLRDRAEFLKTENAGDVAAGEAHGLSGAMIDRLRLTDREIAQMADGIDEVAALPDPLGGIERLSPRPNGLLVGRMRIPLGVIAIIYESRPNVTADAAALCVKSGNAVILRGGSEAIRSNVAIAGILREALAGAGLPEDAVSLVPRTDRAAIDALLTKEEYIDLVIPRGGEGLIRSVAEKSRIPVIKHYKGVCHIYVDEGAEIPLAVRVCVNAKAQRPGVCNAMETLLVHEGIAPAFLPEAARALSAAGVTIRGCPETVRLVPSAVPAEEKDWGTEYLDLILAVRVVPSMDAAMEHIRKHGSLHTEAILTRDHDRAMRFLREVDSSLVLVNASTRFNDGYQLGLGAEIGISTTKIHAFGPMGLSELTTTKFVAFGDGQVRQ